The Toxorhynchites rutilus septentrionalis strain SRP chromosome 3, ASM2978413v1, whole genome shotgun sequence genome includes a region encoding these proteins:
- the LOC129776020 gene encoding vitelline membrane protein 15a-2-like translates to MNTFIVAVFVSVIAGALADYGAPPPPKYEAPKGGYESSGGYGAPASGGYGAPAKYEAPKGYAAPAPKGGYGGGGGYAPVVHTYAAKAPSAKCGASLLVGCAPSVAKVPCIPSKGGYGGGSQGGYGGKGGYRSNMDHEEAMDEFEE, encoded by the coding sequence ATGAACACTTTCATCGTCGCGGTTTTTGTTTCGGTCATCGCAGGAGCTCTGGCCGACTACGGCGCACCGCCACCACCTAAGTACGAGGCCCCCAAGGGAGGATACGAATCGAGCGGCGGCTATGGAGCACCAGCGAGTGGAGGTTACGGCGCCCCTGCCAAGTACGAGGCCCCGAAAGGGTACGCAGCACCAGCACCAAAAGGAGGCTACGGAGGCGGTGGTGGCTACGCACCGGTAGTGCACACCTATGCCGCGAAGGCTCCATCTGCGAAATGCGGAGCTAGCCTGCTAGTGGGATGCGCCCCCAGCGTAGCGAAGGTTCCATGCATCCCAAGCAAGGGCGGATACGGTGGCGGCTCACAGGGTGGATACGGCGGAAAGGGAGGATACCGATCCAACATGGATCACGAGGAAGCAATGGATGAGTTCGAGGAATAA
- the LOC129776018 gene encoding vitelline membrane protein 15a-2-like, translated as MNKFIVAVFVSVIAGALADYGAPPPPKYEAPKGGYESSGGYGAPAKGGYESSGGYAAPAKYEAPKGYAAPPKYEAPKGYAAPAPKGGYGGGGGYAPVVHTYAAKAPSVKCGASLLVGCAPSISKVPCIPSKGGYGGGSKGGYGGGKGGYRAHMEHEEEADEFEE; from the coding sequence ATGAACAAGTTCATCGTCGCGGTTTTCGTTTCGGTCATCGCAGGAGCTTTGGCCGACTACGGTGCGCCGCCACCACCCAAGTACGAGGCCCCCAAGGGAGGATACGAGTCCAGTGGCGGCTATGGTGCTCCAGCTAAGGGAGGATACGAATCGAGCGGAGGTTACGCTGCCCCAGCAAAGTACGAGGCCCCGAAAGGATACGCAGCACCTCCTAAATACGAGGCACCCAAGGGATACGCAGCACCAGCACCGAAAGGAGGCTACGGAGGTGGTGGTGGCTACGCACCGGTTGTGCACACTTACGCCGCGAAGGCTCCTTCGGTGAAATGCGGAGCTAGTCTGTTGGTTGGATGCGCTCCCAGCATATCTAAGGTACCATGCATCCCAAGCAAGGGCGGATACGGTGGCGGCAGCAAGGGTGGATATGGAGGCGGAAAAGGTGGATACCGTGCCCACATGGAGCACGAGGAAGAAGCCGATGAGTTCGAGGAATAA